The nucleotide sequence ATCACGTGGGCCTTGCCGCTCTTGGCGCCGGCCGACTCGATCACGTCAGGGTAGATAGTGCCTTGGGCGAGGTACTTGATGTTGTCCAGTTTGTTGGACTGGGCATCGAAGACGTCGATGAAGGTACGACCGATGATCTTGCGCTTCTTCTCCGGGTCAGACTCGCCGGCCAGGTTGTTGAGGAACTGCTCCTCGGCGTTGGCACGGATCACCTTGACGCCCATGTTCTCGGCGAACATGGCCATCACTTGCTCACCTTCGTGCAGGCGCAGCAGGCCGTTGTCGACGAACACGCAGGTCAGTTGATCACCAATGGCCTTGTGCAGCAGCGCCGCGACCACCGAAGAGTCAACGCCGCCGGACAGACCGAGCAGGACGTTGTCGGTACCGACCTGGGCACGCACATTGGCGATGGCGTCTTCAGCGATTTTCGACGGGGTCCACAGGGCTTCACACTCGCAGATATCGAGGACGAAGCGCGACAGGATGCGACCACCTTGCTTGGTGTGGGTCACTTCCGGGTGGAACTGCACGCCGTAGTAACGACGCTCGTCGCTGAACATGCCGGCAATCGGGCAACTCGGGGTGCTGGCCAGGATGTGGAAGTCCGACGGCATTTTGGTGACCTTGTCACCGTGGCTCATCCACACGTCGAGACCGAACAGGCCGTCGGCGTCGACGTGGTCTTCAATACCGTCCAGCAGGCGGCTCTTGCCGACCACATCGACACGGGCATAACCGAATTCACGCAGCTCGGAACCTTCGACCTTGCCGCCCAGTTGCTCGGCCATGGTCTGCATGCCGTAGCAGATACCGAAGACCGGTACGCCGAGGTCAAACACCGCCTGTGGGCAACGCGGGCTGTTGGCTTCGTGTACGGATTCGGGGCCGCCGGCAAGGATGACGCCTTTTGGAGCGAATTCGCGAATCGCTTCGTCGTCCATGTCGAACGGATGCAGTTCGCAGTACACGCCGATTTCACGCACGCGGCGGGCGATCAGCTGAGTGTACTGGGAACCGAAATCGAGGATCAGGATGCGGTGGGCGTGAATGTCGAGGGCCATGAGATCAGTCTCGTCTAATGAATCAGAAACAACTCGGGGCTGAATAAGACAGCCCCGGTTACTTAACATTTTGCTGGAAGGCTCAACCTACGCGGTAGTTTGGCGCTTCCTTGGTGATCTGCACGTCATGCACGTGGGATTCGGCCATGCCGGCACCGGTGATCCGCACGAACTCAGGCTTGGTGCGCATTTCTTCGATGTTGGCGCTGCCGGTGTAGCCCATCGAGGAACGCAGGCCGCCCATCAGCTGATGGATGATGGCGCTCAGGGTGCCCTTGTAAGGGACACGACCCTCGATACCTTCCGGAACGAGTTTCTCGGCGCCTGCCGAGGAGTCCTGGAAGTAACGATCGGAAGAACCTTGAGCCTGGGACATGGCGCCCAGCGAGCCCATGCCACGGTAAGCCTTGTAGGACCGGCCCTGGAACAGCTCGATCTCGCCCGGAGCTTCTTCGGTACCGGCGAACATCGAACCCATCATCACGCAGGATGCACCGGCAACGATGGCCTTGGACAGGTCACCGGAGAAACGGATACCACCGTCGGCGATCAACGGTACGCCGGTGCCTTCAAGGGCCGCGGCGACATTGGCGATGGCGCTGATTTGCGGCACGCCGACACCGGCAACGATACGGGTGGTGCAGATCGAGCCCGGGCCGATACCGACCTTGACCGCGTCCGCGCCCGCCTCGGCCAAAGCCTTGGCAGCAGCGCCGGTAGCAATGTTGCCACCGATCACTTGTACTTCAGGGAATTTCTCTTTGACCCAACGAACGCGGTCGATTACGCCTTTGGAGTGACCGTGGGCAGTGTCGACCACGACTACGTCGACACCGGCAGCCACCAGCGCCGTGACGCGGTCACCGGTGTCTTTACCGGTACCGACGGCAGCGCCGACACGCAGGCGACCTTGGTCGTCCTTGCTCGCCAGCGGGTAGGCCTTGGCTTTTTCGATGTCATTGACGGTCATCATGCCTTTGAGGGCAAATTTCTCGTCGACGATCAGCACGCGTTCGATACGGTGTTTGTGCAGCAGTTCGCGAACGTCGTTCTTGTCGGCACCTTCCTTGACGGTGACCAGACGCTCTTTAGGCGTCATCACTTCACGGACGGTAACTTCAAGGCGGTTCTCGAAACGCACGTCACGGGAGGTGACGATGCCGACCAGGTCGCCATCATGCAGCACCGGAACGCCGGAAATATTGTGCATGCGAGTGAGTTCGAACAAATCACGCACGGTCGCTTCAGCTTCGATGGTGATCGGGTCCTTGACCACGCCAGCTTCGTAACGCTTGACCTTGCGCACTTCGGCAGCTTGCTGCTCGATGGTCATGTTCTTGTGGATAATGCCGATGCCACCTTCCTGAGCCATGGCGATTGCCAGACGGGCTTCAGTGACGGTGTCCATGGCGGCAGAAACCAGGGGAATATTCAGCTCGATGCCACGGGTTAGGCGGGTCTTGAGACTGACTTCGTTAGGAAGCACCTCGGAATAACCGGGCACTAGGAGAATGTCGTCGAATGTCAGAGCTTCTTGGCTGATACGCAGCATCGCGGGGGCTCCCGAGCGGGAAAATGGAAGCGCGCCATTATACTCAGACACCTGTCGGGGCTCAACGTAAAACTCTGACAATATTAGTAATACTGATAGAAGGGTAAAACCAACAGCTCTTCTGTAGGAGCGAGCTTGCTCGCGAAAATCATCAACGATAACGCGGGCAGCCTGGTTAAACGTGGTGCTTGTGGTTTTTTCGCGAGCCAGCTCGCTCCTACAGTGAGACGGGCTGTAGCCTACAGCTCGACTTTGACCCAGCTGATCTTCTGGTCCAGCCAGTCGGCAAATTCGTCGATAAAGCTCTGCTTGAACCCCGACTCCGCCCAGTTGTTGAAGATGAACCCCAAGTTGGAAAAGCCGCACTCCTGCAGGAACAGGAAACCATTGATGTCGTCTTCATGCCCGCACAACGGGCAGGTGAAGTTATCGGTGTGGCCGGGCATCCAGTCTTCCAGGCTTTCGAACAGCGCCTCGCCGACCTCCTTGCGGCATTCCGGACAGCCCGCTTCTTCCAGAAACCCCTTGGCGGGTGTGTAGATGCAGCGCGTGTAGATAATTTCCAGACCGTTGACCGCTTCGTTGAACGGCAACGCTTCGGGGTACAGCACCACGGCGCGGGCTCCGTCGGCGAGGGCGTAGCCCATGCGGTTGCCGGTGCGCCCACAGGTAGTGAGTTCTTCCTTGATGATGTTCTTGCGCACCAGCCAACGCACAATCGCCCGGGCCCGGGGCTCGTGGACGGGCAAGGTGGAAATTTTCGGGACAAGGATGCTTTGGGAATTCATGGGAGTCCTGCGGTGTGGCATCTGACGCCTTCGCGAACAAACCCGCACACATTCGACTGCGTTCCTACAGAAAAAACGCAGGTGAATGTGGGAGCAACTGTCTTCACCATGCCATTCGTCACCGCCACTCAGTGCCATCTCGCAACATGGCATTGAGCCTAATCAGCAGTACACGCATGCAGGCGATGAGCGCGACCTTCGCGCTCTTACCTCGCTCTCGAAGGCCTTCGTAGCGTGCCTTGAAGTCGGGCTGATGGCGGATTACAACCCAGCAGGACATGTACAGAGCCCGTCTGACACGGGCTCTGCCTCCATAGATATGTCGCTTCCCGCTGTGATTACCGCTGTCGTCGTTCAAGGGCGCGATACCTGCCAAGGCCGCAACCTCACGGCGATCAAGCTCACCTAGTTCGGGCAGATAAACCAGCAAACTCGCGGTGGCAACCGTACCGATACCTTTAACAGAGATGAGCCGCTGGGCTTTTTCTGCGTCCAGTTCGTGCATGCTCTGATTGATGGCCTTATCAAGTTGCCTGATTTGCGTTTGCAGGAAGTGAATATGGCCTTTGATCAGCGCAATAACGGCTGGTAGCTGGGCTTGCTGAAGACGGCGCTTATTGTCGTCTCGTTGCTGAACGAAATGCTCGCGCTGCTGAACCAGCTCGCGGAGCGCTTCACGCTCAGGCGAAATAACCTTGCTGCTTGAGGCATTCAGCACTTCAGCAAAGTCTGCTAGAACGGCCGCATCAATAGCGTCAGTCTTCGCATTCTTGCCC is from Pseudomonas mucidolens and encodes:
- the guaA gene encoding glutamine-hydrolyzing GMP synthase, whose product is MALDIHAHRILILDFGSQYTQLIARRVREIGVYCELHPFDMDDEAIREFAPKGVILAGGPESVHEANSPRCPQAVFDLGVPVFGICYGMQTMAEQLGGKVEGSELREFGYARVDVVGKSRLLDGIEDHVDADGLFGLDVWMSHGDKVTKMPSDFHILASTPSCPIAGMFSDERRYYGVQFHPEVTHTKQGGRILSRFVLDICECEALWTPSKIAEDAIANVRAQVGTDNVLLGLSGGVDSSVVAALLHKAIGDQLTCVFVDNGLLRLHEGEQVMAMFAENMGVKVIRANAEEQFLNNLAGESDPEKKRKIIGRTFIDVFDAQSNKLDNIKYLAQGTIYPDVIESAGAKSGKAHVIKSHHNVGGLPEEMNLKLVEPLRELFKDEVRRLGLELGLPYDMVYRHPFPGPGLGVRILGEVKKEYADLLRRADHIFIEELRKADWYHKVSQAFVVFQPVKSVGVVGDGRRYAWVVALRAVETIDFMTARWAHLPYELLETVSGRIINEIEGISRVTYDVSSKPPATIEWE
- the guaB gene encoding IMP dehydrogenase, with the translated sequence MLRISQEALTFDDILLVPGYSEVLPNEVSLKTRLTRGIELNIPLVSAAMDTVTEARLAIAMAQEGGIGIIHKNMTIEQQAAEVRKVKRYEAGVVKDPITIEAEATVRDLFELTRMHNISGVPVLHDGDLVGIVTSRDVRFENRLEVTVREVMTPKERLVTVKEGADKNDVRELLHKHRIERVLIVDEKFALKGMMTVNDIEKAKAYPLASKDDQGRLRVGAAVGTGKDTGDRVTALVAAGVDVVVVDTAHGHSKGVIDRVRWVKEKFPEVQVIGGNIATGAAAKALAEAGADAVKVGIGPGSICTTRIVAGVGVPQISAIANVAAALEGTGVPLIADGGIRFSGDLSKAIVAGASCVMMGSMFAGTEEAPGEIELFQGRSYKAYRGMGSLGAMSQAQGSSDRYFQDSSAGAEKLVPEGIEGRVPYKGTLSAIIHQLMGGLRSSMGYTGSANIEEMRTKPEFVRITGAGMAESHVHDVQITKEAPNYRVG
- a CDS encoding IS110 family transposase, encoding MISWVGIDISKSNLVVWVKPQSEGFDVSNTSEGFLELIRRLSQFEVSLILLEATGGYERNAMAALQGANFKVLRVNPRRARSFAVAMGKNAKTDAIDAAVLADFAEVLNASSSKVISPEREALRELVQQREHFVQQRDDNKRRLQQAQLPAVIALIKGHIHFLQTQIRQLDKAINQSMHELDAEKAQRLISVKGIGTVATASLLVYLPELGELDRREVAALAGIAPLNDDSGNHSGKRHIYGGRARVRRALYMSCWVVIRHQPDFKARYEGLRERGKSAKVALIACMRVLLIRLNAMLRDGTEWR
- a CDS encoding sugar ABC transporter ATPase is translated as MNSQSILVPKISTLPVHEPRARAIVRWLVRKNIIKEELTTCGRTGNRMGYALADGARAVVLYPEALPFNEAVNGLEIIYTRCIYTPAKGFLEEAGCPECRKEVGEALFESLEDWMPGHTDNFTCPLCGHEDDINGFLFLQECGFSNLGFIFNNWAESGFKQSFIDEFADWLDQKISWVKVEL